Proteins from one Fragaria vesca subsp. vesca linkage group LG6, FraVesHawaii_1.0, whole genome shotgun sequence genomic window:
- the LOC101293414 gene encoding protein FAR1-RELATED SEQUENCE 9-like: MEVQMVHLYTKKYFQYFQVQLHDGNGYFVDVVMEDDIRCVYKTKRVFAKNLRMRTLVHDKVSNIVTCSCRMFEFEGIPCRHILALLRLKQIMELPKDYILRRWTRFSRVHKQTSQGQDGADSSLIMRHNGMFKIASSLIDEAAISTEGTELVKKSFEGLLEQIKKLNLSVGQSSTKNSTAGTSQENRFLDPFQVKTKGSGLCLTSWRDRKGKVRRCSICQSTKHTKKTCPSVRSKVVEDDVDKALGEQDHLVDEL; encoded by the exons ATGGAGGTCCAAATGGTTCATTTGTATACTAAAAAGTACTTTCAGTACTTTCAAGTTCAGCTTCATGATGGTAATGGCTATTTTGTAGATGTCGTAATGGAGGATGACATTCGTTGTGTTTACAAAACTAAAAGGGTGTTTGCTAAAAACCTTAGAATGCGGACGCTTGTACATGATAAGGTATCAAACATAGTGACATGCAGTTGTAGAATGTTTGAGTTTGAAGGTATCCCTTGTAGACATATTTTGGCTTTGTTACGACTGAAACAGATTATGGAGTTGCCCAAAGATTATATATTGAGAAGATGGACAAGGTTTTCAAGAGTTCATAAACAAACAAGTCAAGGCCAAGATGGTGCAGATAGTTCATTGATAATGAGACACAATGGTATGTTCAAAATTGCTTCCAGCTTAATTGATGAGGCTGCTATTTCAACTGAGGGGACTGAACTTGTGAAGAAGTCATTTGAAGGGCTATTGGAGCAAATTAAGAAGCTAAATCTTTCTGTTGGGCAATCTTCTACAAAAAATTCCACAGCTGGAACTTCTCAAGAAAATCGTTTCCTGGATCCTTTTCAAGTGAAGACTAAAGGCAGTGGATTATGCCTAACATCATGGAGAGATAGGAAAGGAAAAGTCAGACGTTGCTCTATATGTCAAAGTACTAAACATACTAAAAAAACATGCCCATCTGTTAG GTCAAAGGTCGTAGAAGATGATGTCGACAAAGCATTGGGTGAACAAGATCATTTGGTTGATGAACTATAA